Part of the Mytilus trossulus isolate FHL-02 chromosome 2, PNRI_Mtr1.1.1.hap1, whole genome shotgun sequence genome is shown below.
ACATGAGATAATAAAACTATGAAATGTTCTAGGATGTGACATGAGATAATAAACTTCTGACATGTCCTAGAATGTGACATGAGATAACAAACGTATGAAATGTTCTAGGCTGTGACAAGAGATAATAAACTTATGAAATGTTCTTAGATGTGACATGAGATAACACACTTTTGAAATGTTCTAGGATGTGACATGAGACAACAAACTTATGAAATGTTCCAGGATGTGACATGAGACAACAAACGAATAAAATGTTCCAGGATGTGACATGAGATAACAAACTCATGAAATGATCTAGGATGTGacataaaataacaaacttaTGAAATGATCCAAGATGTGAAAGCTTCCATGTAACCTTAacacaaagaaacaacaatttATTAGCAGAATGTATACAATATGTGTTATtgttgaatgaatgaatgattaTCATATTTGCAAGAGCACTTATATATAGGACATACTAACACATAGTATATAGTATACACAATGAGACACAAGACTGATAGCAGAGAACAATACAATGATGATATAACTAACCAATAATATCAGATCTAGCTTTGTATGCATTTTTCAAATACTTACAGAGCTCAATTGTAAGCGATCTACAATAAGCTTTTAACAAACAAGacagttttttttcataaataagacCATGAACAATAATAACGTGGCAAATTTAATCACTTTACCTAAATTTGAGTGTGCTAAATCATGTCAAACCTGGAGCATTTCATGAGTTTGTTTAAAGTTACATCCTCGAATATTTCAGAAGCCTCactaaaaaaatggcatttgaaAACATCTTTAGAAAAAAGTAACGAATAGCGTAGTGCGAATCATTTCGATGACCACCAAAAAGTTGATTTGCTTTGCATATAGTAAAGAAATAACTTCAAATTTCATTAAACGTCTGAATCTCATTTGGGAAACGCCTTCCTATATGTTAACTTTAAATGGATGCATCCCTAACAAGGTTATTGTTCAATGTTGTAAGGAGTACTTAAGATCTGGAGATTTCCAACAAAAATGTCATGAAATCATGAATAACACAAAGGTTTATATGAAATTATGATATATTATGCAAAAAGTGTTAATACATTAGAATAAGTAATACATACAGACACATAAATGAGACAATAAACATGGATAACAGGCTTTAGTGGTGATTATACAGGTATAAGAAACGTCGTTGACATataacttggaattattttaattttttttaaattatttcaagtTTCTTCtttaataaacattaaaaaacagaGAGAAGAGTATAACGTAGACAATAATTTATAACAGTAAGAATATCAATCCCATAAAAGATAGTGAAATTGTTCACGCGTAATAAATGATTCTAGAAGATACAACTTCGAAATGTCTATCTACAATGAAAACCTTCAAAATTCAAcaaagtttattgattttttcaaaaacttatATTGAGGTTTACAATACTAACGCCTCTTTATTAAAGGTGTATGTGAGTTTATTTTACTGCAGACCGTTCGATTTATACACGTACATGTTTTGATGTTTGTCATTGGACAGACAGTAACTGTttctaaatcttttattttactcCTAATTATTGCAAATACATTAATTTGCAAACGTTTGAATTTCCTTTGAACATTAAATGCTCAACTTATAACAATACGGCTATCTTTAGATATCAAAACGGGATTGTTATGCTTTATTGTAAAATAGAAACACATTGCATGGTTGgtgattttttgaaaattatattagaCTAAGTATAACCCTTTTACACAGCCAACTTGACAGCATTTATCACTAGCATagaaatatatgttaataaaagaaagattaaaaattataagagAGGAGCattttaaccattttgaaaCGGCTATAAGACCTTAAACCAACTCAAATCATTCTATGTTATATTAGACATGCTGAGATCTCAAATAACTAGACTTTTCTACAACTGACTCGCATTAATGTATTAATAAGATAGAAGGGGTGTGTACACAAACGACAGAAATTTTTCAAGACAAAaagtgttataaataaattgtctTCCTGCatcaaaatgatttattttcatattttatatggtCCAATCATATACTGTAATTTGACATTCAAAATGACGAAAGACTCTCATACTACCTCATATAACAAGTTAAAGTATACGATATGGTGAGacattttgtatgcatttattattttttaaactgcatctaaatatgttattgatttttgggagtttttaacgaccttgactgactatacagccctcgcacggtcggagtttaatatgtaaaaaaacatatgtttagcTTTGATACTAACAGAGATACAgtcatttaaacatttgttaatCTATCGTTAGAAACAATTCCGTATAAAACtatatcatgattataaaaaaaaatatctgaggACGGAATTTTGTGGAAATAACATTACCCAATTACGATTATTttgttgttatccattcgtttgatgtgtttggacttttgatttagccttttgattttggactttccctTAGAAATGTTCCTcggagttcatttttttttgtgtttttactttttgcccATTATATGTAAATTGGctgtaattttgatttttataaaatttccaaACTCATGGTGTTGCTCCTAATTAAGGAGGCTTATACTTAGAATACATGTTTGCATTAAAACTCGTTAAACGGCATCTGACTACCAACAAAACTATAATGGAGCTTCCAGACATACACACAAGgaacaaatttgtaaaacagatcGTAAAATGTCTAGATTTACGTAAACAATGgcgaaacaaatattatttatactttaaaatGCAAGATATCGAATTATTCCGTCCactgaattttatttcaaaataatatgttaTTGCTATGAacgtttttatttcaatgattatATGAAATATCTCTCAAACTGTCTCAGTGGTAATCACAACTTCATTTCAAAATCgtagtttttttatgattttccaTACATATCCCAAACCTAAATTATTAAGTCAGCAAAAACAAATCTAGTTGACTCCCTAATATTTTCATGTCTTACATatcatttatgtataaaattttGTGGACGGAATTTCGACTTGATCTTTTGAAAGATATTCggaacaaaataaagaaatgaaaaattagtttGTAAGTAAAAATATGCGAATGAAGGGTTCCTGGACGTAATCATTCGAAGTTCATCAGAAACGAAatgcttttaaatgtttttgatgcAGTATATTTGCCGTATGTTATTTATAATGGCTTTTTAGGattaagaaaatgaaatatgatcACACATGCAATCTACACTATTTCTGTTACCATCTAATCTAGAATCTACAAGTTATCTACACTAACCCTTGTTAATAGGAGGGTCTATCAAATTCAATACAGTCCTACTATCACCGACTACCTGCACCTGTCCCTGACCTGGAAAACGTAATCCTTGTGAAGGCTGTCCCCATGAAGAAAATCCTTGACCAGTAAATCCACTGGATGGAGGCTGTTGTGGAGGTTGTGATCCAGATGTTTGTTGTCCTCCTGTCATTTGACCTGTTGGTCCAGACGGTGGCACAATTGAGTCGAGCTGACCTTGAGCTTCTAACTCACGACCTTTATTAGCCTGTGCTGCAGCTTGTTCATTGGTCATATTATTAACTAATTGTTGTGTAATTTTTTCTATATCTGTGTCGGATAAATCAACGCCTCTGTATAATATATTTCCATTTATATCAGATATTGTGATTATTTCCGAAACAGCTGTAGGAGGACCACCATTAGAACCACTCTGCATTACTGCAGCATCGGCTGGACTAATTGGTGGCGCTATTTCAACTTCGCCTGGTAAAAGTGAAGGCGCACCTGGAGGAATAAATACTCCCGACGATGGTCTACCAACCCCCAGAGGTCGTGTTATTGTTTGTGAAGGAAATGCTACAGGTTGAACTCCTGTCGGTTGTGCTATTGCACCTGTATTAGCAATATTAGCTGGTTGTGGTGCAAATGGCTGTTGACTTTGTGCTGGTCTAAAGGTTTGTGGTACTCCGAAAGTTTGAGCCGTTCCGAAATTTGTTGGTGTTCCAAAATTTTGTGGTGTTCCGATGTTTTGTGGTGTTCCGAAATTTTGAGGCGCTCCAATATTTTGTGGTGTTCCGAAATTTTGTGGTGTTCCAAAATTTTGTTGGTTACCAGATCCAAACATTTGTGGCGGTCTGAATGCTTGTTGTGTTCCAATTGTCTGTTGTGACTGTCTGTCTTGGGTTTGACCTTGCTGGGGATTAAAGGCTGTTGGAAATTGATTTGCTGCTGGTTGTGCGCGAGCTGTTTGAGAAGGGAATGTCATAGTTTGTTGGATCCCATTACCAAGGTTTTGTCCTGGCTGTATACTGCTCATGTCGATACTACCAATATTTTGAGGCATTACAGCCTGAGGTTGATTTCTAGGCCCTCTTTGTTGTTGACCTGGAGTACCTCTTTGTTGTTGACCTGGAATACCTCCTGGTAATCGTTGTCCGAAAGGCATACCACCTGGtctctgaaaattaaaatttgggGGTTGTCCTTGTGCTCGGTTAAAACCGGGGAACGGGGGCATTCCAAATTGAGCTCTGCCTTGAGCTGTTGCACCTCCCGCAGTTGCAGCACCATTGGTCTGTGCACCTGCTCCAGCAAACCCCCCTGATGCAGGAGCAGGAGAAAGTTGTCTCGTCAATTCGTCTCCTGTTGCTCCCCCAAATCTGCCTGTAAACCCTTGCCTTCCTCCAGCCAACACATTATTAACACCATTAACTGCAGGAGCATTAAATGGAGTTCTTGGTAGCGCATTCCGAAGTTGCTGCGGTAACATATTTGATAACTGTCTAGTCAGTGGTTGAAATCCTGGAGGAGATGGAATGCCTCCATTTAGTCCAAATTGCATTCCTGGAAAACCAGATCTCTGACCATTTAAAAATCGTTGCATTCCTTGCATTCCTTGCATTCCTGGCATTCCTTGCATTCCTTGCATTCCTGGCATTCCTTGCATTCCTGGCATTCCTGGCATTCCTTGCATTCCTGGCATTCCTTGCATCCCAAATATATTACGTTGACCAAGCATATTTTGTCCAATAGCGGAGGGACGTTGACCTGCATAGTgaataaaattgtattaaagtaatatgaaatttcaaattaaaaaaaatgatgaactAAATGGGCTAATTGTTATTAAATGAATGAACATATACTTTCTCTCAAGGAAATTCTATAAtttgtctaaattttaaaagaaatagcTTTTTGTTTTGGTATCTTCTAGTAACAAATTCTTCGATATGTTTTTCGTATGCAGTGAACTTAGTGTGACCTTTCTCGTAAAAAAAACGGTgttcgcaatacgcatggatttgtcattgaaataatttgttatcttattgtacatgtaatacACGTTAATATccatgcttctttgttgattgtttactaaggtgacaatcggtaaccTACTGCTTCAAAACACGACAATCAACTAGgtgccatattttcacattaTACAAGACcaagagaattttttttacgttaacaattataaaatcgtgcatagaagactaagtttatgataaagACATAAGATATTATTTTATCTAACCAATTATAGGCCCTTGTCGAGCAAGTGAACATGAACATCATAATACAAATTCAATGATTATTATAGAACAAATGTATTGGTCAAgaatttgataaacattatttttcatcattCACTCGTTTCGTATGACTTTTAAGCGTTAGCTGTCtacttgttttgaaaataaattgtaaataatacccGTTTATGTGATACGTACAAACATCCAATGGAAACATTGAATGATAGCGATCACTATCGACGTTCTCTGTTACAGAGCACTTGTACTCAATTTTGACTCCGTATGTATAACATTTTCTACTCTAATTCTGTAATTTGCTTCAATTTGTGAACTTTCATTATAATTTTgagttaatatttttattttgcagttaTGTCAACGATAAAATAATACTTGTAtataaatgcacaaaatattGGGTCTTAAACCCAGAATAGGAAgcattattttatgtttgtgtGTTTGTACTGGGACAAGTATCTTGTACAAGTCTGTATTTTtgtgtatattgttttttgactatttattgaataatttacatttttcaatgcattacataaataaacttgttttaaaaagaCATCTATAATACCGATAACACCCGAAAGAGCTCCATATTgtgttataaaatcaaataaacaagATAGGTGCTTGTTTATATACTAGCaattatataatagatatatacataaaaaaacttACCATTAGTAAATATTATGTTTAACAGTAATACTGTAATTCCAAATATATGTGAGAAAGCCATCTTTAACAGTTAATTGTAAAAATCTGcaagaaacaaaaaagtgtAAGTCGATCAGTAACTTCAATCATTTGACAACATGTTTGAATGGTTACGTTTGATTAGTATAAAGGCCTATAATTACCCGTCGTTTGTCAAACTAACTTGTACAATACTAAGACACGTCCCTTTAGGCAATACGCTTCTCTCATACATTTATATCAACCACTAAACTTTTCATGCaattcatcttatttttaaattgatgatttttttattttcaaattcgtGTTTATTTCTTTTAGTCTGACATTTAACGTGATGCCATAAATCCTAAggttaaaattaaacaatgttttaattcaACTCTGTACaagaaacaaatacaaacattgtttataGTCAATTTCTCCTTCCAAATAATCTCTAATTAATTTGttc
Proteins encoded:
- the LOC134706760 gene encoding collagen alpha-2(IV) chain-like isoform X1, which produces MAFSHIFGITVLLLNIIFTNGQRPSAIGQNMLGQRNIFGMQGMPGMQGMPGMPGMQGMPGMQGMQGMPGMQGMQGMQRFLNGQRSGFPGMQFGLNGGIPSPPGFQPLTRQLSNMLPQQLRNALPRTPFNAPAVNGVNNVLAGGRQGFTGRFGGATGDELTRQLSPAPASGGFAGAGAQTNGAATAGGATAQGRAQFGMPPFPGFNRAQGQPPNFNFQRPGGMPFGQRLPGGIPGQQQRGTPGQQQRGPRNQPQAVMPQNIGSIDMSSIQPGQNLGNGIQQTMTFPSQTARAQPAANQFPTAFNPQQGQTQDRQSQQTIGTQQAFRPPQMFGSGNQQNFGTPQNFGTPQNIGAPQNFGTPQNIGTPQNFGTPTNFGTAQTFGVPQTFRPAQSQQPFAPQPANIANTGAIAQPTGVQPVAFPSQTITRPLGVGRPSSGVFIPPGAPSLLPGEVEIAPPISPADAAVMQSGSNGGPPTAVSEIITISDINGNILYRGVDLSDTDIEKITQQLVNNMTNEQAAAQANKGRELEAQGQLDSIVPPSGPTGQMTGGQQTSGSQPPQQPPSSGFTGQGFSSWGQPSQGLRFPGQGQVQVVGDSRTVLNLIDPPINKVAPARRTR
- the LOC134706760 gene encoding collagen alpha-1(XXVII) chain-like isoform X2, giving the protein MAFSHIFGITVLLLNIIFTNGQRPSAIGQNMLGQRNIFGMQGMPGMQGMPGMQGMPGMQGMQGMQRFLNGQRSGFPGMQFGLNGGIPSPPGFQPLTRQLSNMLPQQLRNALPRTPFNAPAVNGVNNVLAGGRQGFTGRFGGATGDELTRQLSPAPASGGFAGAGAQTNGAATAGGATAQGRAQFGMPPFPGFNRAQGQPPNFNFQRPGGMPFGQRLPGGIPGQQQRGTPGQQQRGPRNQPQAVMPQNIGSIDMSSIQPGQNLGNGIQQTMTFPSQTARAQPAANQFPTAFNPQQGQTQDRQSQQTIGTQQAFRPPQMFGSGNQQNFGTPQNFGTPQNIGAPQNFGTPQNIGTPQNFGTPTNFGTAQTFGVPQTFRPAQSQQPFAPQPANIANTGAIAQPTGVQPVAFPSQTITRPLGVGRPSSGVFIPPGAPSLLPGEVEIAPPISPADAAVMQSGSNGGPPTAVSEIITISDINGNILYRGVDLSDTDIEKITQQLVNNMTNEQAAAQANKGRELEAQGQLDSIVPPSGPTGQMTGGQQTSGSQPPQQPPSSGFTGQGFSSWGQPSQGLRFPGQGQVQVVGDSRTVLNLIDPPINKVAPARRTR
- the LOC134706760 gene encoding collagen alpha-2(IV) chain-like isoform X3 yields the protein MAFSHIFGITVLLLNIIFTNGQRPSAIGQNMLGQRNIFGMQGMPGMQGMPGMPGMQGMPGMQGMQGMPGMQGMQGMQRFLNGQRSGFPGMQFGLNGGIPSPPGFQPLTRQLSNMLPQQLRNALPRTPFNAPAVNGVNNVLAGGRQGFTGRFGGATGDELTRQLSPAPASGGFAGAGAQTNGAATAGGATAQGRAQFGMPPFPGFNRAQGQPPNFNFQRPGGMPFGQRLPGGIPGQQQRGTPGQQQRGPRNQPQAVMPQNIGSIDMSSIQPGQNLGNGIQQTMTFPSQTARAQPAANQFPTAFNPQQGQTQDRQSQQTIGTQQAFRPPQMFGSGNQQNFGTPQNFGTPQNIGAPQNFGTPQNIGTPQNFGTPTNFGTAQTFGVPQTFRPAQSQQPFAPQPANIANTGAIAQPTGVQPVAFPSQTITRPLGVGRPSSGVFIPPGAPSLLPGEVEIAPPISPADAAVMQSGSNGGPPTAVSEIITISDINGNILYRGVDLSDTDIEKITQQLVNNMTNEQAAAQANKGRELEAQGQLDSIVPPSGPTGQMTGGQQTSGSQPPQQPPSSGFTGQGFSSWGQPSQGLRFPVAPARRTR